The Aerococcaceae bacterium DSM 111021 DNA segment AGCTAATTGCATAACACGTTTTAAATCTTTTTCGAAGTATTCGAATACGCTCTTAACGCCTTTCCATCCACCTAAAGCTAAACTGAATAGAACAGGGCGACCGATTGCTACAATGTCAGCACCAGAAGCTAATGCTTTAAAGATATGTTCTCCACGACGAATACCACTATCGAATACAATTGGTACACGACCAGCAACTACTTCAGAAATTTCTTCCAATACTTCAAATGAAGCAGGAGCTCCGTCTAATTGACGACCACCATGGTTAGAAATCCAAATACCATCTACACCAACTGCGATTGCAGCCATAGCATCCTCAGGCGTTTGAACACCTTTTAAGAATACTGGTAGACCAGAGTATTGTTTGATGAATTGGATGTCTTTTAAGTCAATTTTTTGTTTAGATTGACCGTAAATGTTATTTAGAGACATATTAGCACCTGAACCTGTAAGGTAGCGAGATACAATTGGCATACCAAACGGATATACGAATTTGTTATGCGTATCACGATCACGGTTACCACTTACTGTTGAGTCTGCAGTTAAGATAATTGCTGAAGCACCATCAGCTTTAGCTTCATCTAAGATGTTTTTGTTTAATTCGTCATCTTTACTCATATAAATTTGGAACCAACGAGGGTTACCATTTAAGCCTTCGTCAATTTCTTTGAAAGAAGCACCAGAATAAGCACTAATTGACATAATCGTTCCACCAAATTCGCTAATACCTTTAGCTGTACCAGCTTCTTTTGACTCATGAGCTAAACCATGTGCTGCGATAGGTGCCATGATAAATGGAACTTTCAAATCATGTCCAAAAATCTTTGTTTGTGTATCTGGGAACTCAACATCAGCGGCAACGCGAGGTAAAATACCTTTTTGGTTGAATGCAGAAACGTTACGACGTAATGTAAATTCATCACCAGATCCACCAGCCATATAGTCAAAACCACCAGCAGGAACGATTTCTTTAGCAAAATCTTCTAATTCAATTGTATTAACGATATCTAATTCTTTTACCTCT contains these protein-coding regions:
- a CDS encoding alpha-hydroxy-acid oxidizing protein, which produces MTEENKYNAPQEVKELDIVNTIELEDFAKEIVPAGGFDYMAGGSGDEFTLRRNVSAFNQKGILPRVAADVEFPDTQTKIFGHDLKVPFIMAPIAAHGLAHESKEAGTAKGISEFGGTIMSISAYSGASFKEIDEGLNGNPRWFQIYMSKDDELNKNILDEAKADGASAIILTADSTVSGNRDRDTHNKFVYPFGMPIVSRYLTGSGANMSLNNIYGQSKQKIDLKDIQFIKQYSGLPVFLKGVQTPEDAMAAIAVGVDGIWISNHGGRQLDGAPASFEVLEEISEVVAGRVPIVFDSGIRRGEHIFKALASGADIVAIGRPVLFSLALGGWKGVKSVFEYFEKDLKRVMQLAGTQTITDVKNARLKDLK